A part of Streptomyces sp. NBC_01497 genomic DNA contains:
- a CDS encoding zinc ribbon domain-containing protein produces the protein MILFGTRTYLYQLAILTLVCGRCGNPASHTLRKRVMKFTLFFIPLFPISTKHATQCSFCGAEQQVPKQQAEGLLATIAQDAGTAVPAGQPGAAAPAQRTGHGQQGGPYGQQGGGAPAPQQRNPYQN, from the coding sequence ATCATTCTGTTCGGCACCAGAACGTACCTGTACCAGCTGGCGATCCTCACGCTCGTCTGCGGGCGGTGCGGCAACCCCGCCTCGCACACGCTGCGCAAGCGCGTCATGAAGTTCACGCTGTTCTTCATCCCGCTGTTCCCGATATCGACGAAGCACGCGACGCAGTGCAGCTTCTGCGGTGCCGAACAGCAGGTGCCGAAGCAGCAGGCCGAGGGCCTGCTCGCCACGATCGCCCAGGACGCCGGCACGGCAGTTCCCGCGGGGCAGCCCGGAGCGGCGGCCCCCGCGCAGCGGACGGGCCACGGGCAGCAGGGCGGTCCTTACGGTCAGCAGGGCGGCGGCGCGCCCGCGCCCCAGCAGCGGAACCCCTACCAGAACTGA
- a CDS encoding SH3 domain-containing protein, producing MPLRSLGFRATTLAAITLTAAAVLTTVPAAADGSPADHTTQGPQTQHVQPVPVTSAASHEQAAVKPPARGYKGRVIARGGLYLRDKPTRSSRVIGFARYGTVVHIFCKTRGDNVAGDNRWYLLTDGTWAWGSARYIENIGAAPRWC from the coding sequence ATGCCCCTGCGTTCCCTCGGCTTCCGCGCCACCACCCTCGCCGCCATCACGCTCACCGCGGCCGCGGTCCTGACCACCGTCCCCGCGGCCGCCGACGGGTCTCCCGCGGACCACACCACGCAGGGCCCGCAGACCCAGCACGTCCAGCCGGTGCCGGTGACTTCGGCGGCCTCGCACGAGCAGGCGGCAGTCAAACCCCCGGCGCGCGGGTACAAGGGCCGCGTCATCGCCAGGGGCGGCCTGTACCTGCGCGACAAGCCCACCCGCAGCAGCCGGGTCATCGGCTTCGCGCGGTACGGCACCGTCGTGCACATCTTCTGCAAGACGCGCGGCGACAACGTGGCGGGCGACAACCGCTGGTACCTGCTCACCGACGGCACCTGGGCCTGGGGCTCCGCGAGGTACATCGAGAACATCGGGGCCGCACCGCGCTGGTGCTGA